A single region of the Demequina sp. genome encodes:
- a CDS encoding ROK family protein produces MRNWCSTPAPAPPPRRSPAPDVQAQPPCGFAAAINVDPTSIQVRVADLVGTTIAESTVPTEAADGNHGPDRAVEALESAAAQARISLADLAATVIAAPGSYDPSTDQLRYSDHLPDWQQTGLIAHLSERIPGTVAVENDVNLVAVAEQRERERTAENFVLLWLDERIGGAIFVDGKLFRGTRGAAGEAAFLQVPGVPAVRNPAQDNHGGFEDLAGEAVVRELAARVGINSASAPDAVAALVASDTQAAREVLTDIGGRYAIGLASILALLDPAEVILAGAVAAAGGQQLVDAVASELSAVAIATPPVSLGLVTDSPITRGAMILSLGHARDRVFNT; encoded by the coding sequence ATGCGGAACTGGTGCTCGACGCCGGCCCCGGCTCCCCCGCCCCGGCGGTCGCCCGCCCCAGATGTACAAGCTCAACCCCCGTGCGGCTTCGCCGCCGCCATCAACGTTGACCCCACGTCCATCCAGGTGCGCGTCGCCGACCTCGTCGGCACCACGATCGCCGAGTCGACCGTTCCCACGGAGGCCGCGGATGGAAACCACGGCCCCGATCGCGCCGTGGAGGCCCTCGAGTCCGCGGCGGCGCAAGCGCGCATCTCGCTCGCCGATCTCGCCGCCACCGTCATCGCCGCGCCCGGATCGTACGACCCCTCGACGGACCAGCTCAGGTACTCGGATCACCTCCCCGACTGGCAGCAGACCGGGCTCATCGCGCACCTGAGCGAGCGCATCCCCGGCACCGTGGCGGTGGAGAACGACGTCAACCTCGTCGCGGTCGCCGAACAGCGCGAGCGCGAGCGCACCGCCGAGAACTTCGTGCTGCTCTGGCTCGACGAGCGCATCGGCGGCGCGATCTTCGTGGACGGCAAGCTCTTCCGCGGCACCCGGGGAGCCGCGGGCGAGGCCGCCTTCCTCCAGGTTCCGGGCGTTCCCGCGGTGCGCAACCCCGCGCAGGACAATCACGGCGGCTTCGAAGACCTCGCCGGCGAGGCGGTCGTGCGGGAACTCGCGGCTCGCGTGGGTATCAACAGCGCAAGCGCGCCCGACGCTGTGGCCGCCTTGGTCGCCAGCGACACCCAGGCGGCACGCGAGGTTCTCACGGACATCGGCGGTCGCTACGCGATCGGCCTCGCCTCGATCCTCGCCCTGCTCGACCCCGCCGAGGTGATCCTCGCCGGCGCCGTCGCCGCGGCGGGCGGCCAGCAACTCGTCGACGCCGTGGCGAGCGAACTGAGCGCCGTCGCGATCGCGACGCCGCCCGTGAGCTTGGGCCTCGTCACGGACTCCCCCATCACGCGAGGCGCCATGATCCTGAGCCTCGGCCACGCGCGCGATCGCGTGTTCAACACATGA
- a CDS encoding GNAT family N-acetyltransferase, with protein MTGSWLPPTFEHPLRVEVAPGVHLRPISPDDTPIDMVAVMGNQRMLWEKYGEEWGWPPEDMTAEEDRADLERHAREMTTHESFNFAIMPEDESAIWGCVYVDPPEDGGVPGKVVAEVSWWVVAEAPAHVADAVLAFVPTWLERAWPFEEVRYPFGEIPT; from the coding sequence ATGACAGGTTCCTGGCTTCCGCCCACCTTCGAGCACCCCTTGCGCGTGGAGGTGGCGCCGGGAGTGCACCTGCGCCCCATTTCCCCTGATGACACGCCCATCGACATGGTCGCGGTCATGGGAAACCAGCGAATGCTGTGGGAAAAGTACGGTGAGGAGTGGGGTTGGCCGCCCGAGGACATGACGGCCGAGGAGGACCGCGCGGACCTCGAGCGGCACGCGCGCGAGATGACCACGCACGAGTCGTTCAACTTCGCGATCATGCCCGAGGACGAGAGCGCGATCTGGGGGTGCGTCTACGTCGATCCGCCGGAAGACGGTGGGGTACCAGGGAAGGTGGTCGCCGAGGTCTCGTGGTGGGTGGTCGCGGAGGCGCCTGCCCATGTGGCCGACGCTGTGCTCGCTTTTGTGCCGACGTGGCTTGAGCGTGCCTGGCCGTTCGAAGAGGTGCGCTACCCGTTTGGCGAGATTCCGACCTAG
- a CDS encoding type II toxin-antitoxin system PemK/MazF family toxin: MRPILTARLDKVRPVVLLTREQVVPYLSRVTVAPITSTIRGLSTEVSVGPANGLDQESVISVDNVATIDRTSLGPIIGYLTQHQERDLARAIFTAYDLDA; the protein is encoded by the coding sequence GTGCGGCCCATCCTCACCGCCCGCCTGGACAAGGTCCGGCCAGTCGTCCTCCTCACCCGCGAGCAGGTGGTGCCCTATCTGTCGCGAGTCACGGTGGCTCCGATCACGTCGACCATCCGCGGGCTGTCAACGGAAGTCTCAGTTGGCCCGGCGAACGGCCTGGATCAGGAATCAGTGATCTCGGTGGACAACGTCGCCACGATCGATCGGACCTCCCTGGGACCCATCATCGGGTACCTCACGCAGCACCAGGAACGAGACCTGGCGCGCGCGATTTTCACCGCATACGACCTAGACGCCTGA
- a CDS encoding zinc-binding dehydrogenase — protein sequence MRSLSVVFPGPGLVEVVEREVDPPGPGEITCEALSSLVSTGTETFCLAGRFDPGTFWEEWVQYPFSPGYSMTARVIAVGDGVTDLAVGDRVALPTPHAQLVTVDRELATPVPAGVSDEDACWASLAVTTQLGVRRSRLELGESVGVVGLGLLGQLVVRYLRLAGARHIIAIDPDPGRLRLAADGGATVTIGAPADAAEEAIRAATGGGLLDVVFDITGHPAAFAAASTLVRPLGRLVLLGDSPQPSEQRLGPRIVADAISIIGVHANTAATHQTPLDRWTVAEMTALFFDYVRDGRMSVDSLISHRVSPRDAPSSTRRSPPTAASTWACSSTGPR from the coding sequence ATGCGGTCTCTCTCGGTCGTCTTCCCCGGTCCCGGCCTCGTGGAGGTCGTCGAGCGCGAGGTTGACCCTCCCGGACCGGGAGAGATCACCTGCGAGGCCCTGTCATCCCTGGTAAGCACGGGTACGGAGACGTTCTGCCTTGCCGGGCGGTTCGACCCAGGCACGTTTTGGGAGGAGTGGGTCCAGTACCCGTTCTCCCCCGGCTACTCGATGACGGCCCGCGTGATCGCGGTCGGGGATGGCGTCACAGACCTCGCGGTGGGCGACCGCGTGGCGCTGCCAACACCCCACGCCCAGCTCGTCACGGTGGATCGCGAGCTCGCCACGCCAGTGCCGGCCGGAGTGAGCGATGAGGACGCCTGCTGGGCATCCCTCGCGGTCACCACCCAACTTGGCGTTCGGCGGTCGCGGCTTGAGCTCGGCGAATCTGTGGGAGTGGTGGGACTGGGGCTGCTGGGCCAACTTGTGGTGCGCTACCTGCGCCTCGCGGGCGCCCGCCACATCATCGCGATCGACCCCGACCCCGGCCGCCTGCGCCTGGCGGCGGACGGTGGCGCCACCGTGACGATCGGCGCGCCCGCCGACGCGGCGGAGGAGGCGATCCGCGCGGCGACCGGCGGCGGACTGCTCGACGTCGTCTTCGACATCACGGGCCACCCCGCGGCATTCGCGGCCGCCTCCACCTTGGTGCGGCCGCTGGGACGCCTGGTCCTGCTCGGCGACAGCCCGCAGCCGTCAGAGCAGCGCCTGGGCCCCCGCATCGTCGCCGACGCCATCTCGATCATCGGCGTGCACGCGAACACCGCCGCCACGCATCAGACGCCGCTCGATCGCTGGACCGTTGCGGAGATGACCGCGCTGTTCTTCGACTATGTGCGCGACGGCCGCATGAGCGTCGACTCGCTCATCAGCCACCGCGTCTCGCCGCGCGACGCCCCCAGCTCTACGCGGCGCTCACCGCCGACCGCAGCCAGTACATGGGCGTGCTCTTCGACTGGTCCCAGGTAA
- a CDS encoding N-acetylglucosamine kinase: MRTLLALDGGNSKTDIVLVSEDGTVLARTRSGPFIPHLAGADRAVDLLADDIERALASAPGGRVDLIAGYLANADLPVEEERIAAAITSHAWSDRVIVENDTLAMLRTGTDSGHGVAVVCGAGINCVGVGENGERVRFPALGRITGDWGGGLGIAKEVLWHTSRAHDGRGPATTLSQAVAAHFGLASAAAVAEAMHLRTFDYDRMHEIVPLLFREANAGDEIARTIVQRQAQEVALLVTNALERLRLTDGTPDVVLGGGMLTSGEPLLLGVVVDTILAAAPGARITIAADKPVLGSALLGLDALLGPDAGSAEREARLRETLDLAGALQP; the protein is encoded by the coding sequence ATGAGGACCCTCCTCGCCCTCGACGGCGGCAACTCGAAGACGGACATCGTGCTCGTGAGCGAAGACGGCACGGTATTGGCGCGCACGCGTTCGGGCCCGTTCATTCCGCACCTTGCCGGCGCCGATCGCGCCGTGGATCTGCTCGCCGACGACATCGAACGCGCCCTCGCCTCCGCCCCCGGCGGCCGTGTGGACCTCATCGCCGGCTACCTCGCCAACGCGGACCTGCCCGTAGAAGAGGAGCGCATCGCCGCGGCGATCACCAGCCACGCCTGGAGCGACCGCGTGATCGTGGAGAACGACACCCTCGCGATGCTGCGCACGGGCACGGACTCGGGTCACGGCGTGGCCGTCGTCTGCGGGGCGGGCATCAACTGCGTCGGCGTAGGCGAGAACGGGGAACGCGTGCGCTTCCCCGCACTTGGCCGGATCACCGGCGACTGGGGCGGCGGCCTCGGCATCGCCAAGGAGGTTCTCTGGCACACCTCGCGCGCCCATGACGGCCGCGGCCCCGCCACCACCCTCTCGCAGGCCGTCGCCGCGCACTTCGGCCTGGCAAGCGCGGCCGCCGTCGCCGAGGCTATGCACTTGCGCACCTTCGACTATGACCGCATGCACGAGATCGTGCCGCTGCTGTTCCGCGAGGCGAACGCCGGAGACGAGATCGCGCGCACGATCGTGCAGCGCCAGGCACAAGAGGTGGCCCTGCTCGTCACCAATGCCCTAGAGCGCCTGCGCCTCACCGACGGCACCCCGGACGTGGTCCTCGGGGGCGGCATGCTGACATCGGGAGAGCCGCTGCTCCTCGGGGTCGTCGTCGACACGATCCTCGCGGCCGCCCCCGGCGCCCGCATCACGATCGCCGCGGACAAGCCGGTGCTCGGCTCAGCCCTCTTGGGCCTCGATGCCCTGCTTGGGCCCGACGCCGGCTCGGCAGAGCGGGAGGCTCGCCTTCGCGAAACCCTCGATTTAGCAGGGGCTTTGCAGCCATGA
- a CDS encoding Gfo/Idh/MocA family oxidoreductase yields MTDPVRWGVLGVAGITEAVIPAMLASPSVEVVGIASRDGGRAAAAAQRYGTAHNGILAFEGYDSLLADPRIEAVYLPVPNAQHAEWAKRAAAAGKHVLCEKPLAVTEAEAREMAATAAEHGVLLGEAFMYAHHPRLAMIAKALAEGRIGDVRAIHTVFTFDASQELDHSGFQGAPGSGAIYDVGCYAVHVARHLLGKEPDAVTAHAASSALHGDIDMSTSFLMEFPDGVASTAQVGMWSADQDTIDITGSRGRLTVPHAFLCGPDDGDFTITVDGVTETISVPRVNHYTAQAEHFGAAVRGEVTLRFDAADAVAGTRVLEALTHSWRTRTRVKLGELAG; encoded by the coding sequence GTGACTGATCCCGTCCGCTGGGGCGTGCTCGGCGTCGCTGGCATCACTGAGGCCGTCATTCCGGCGATGCTCGCGAGCCCGTCGGTCGAGGTGGTTGGCATCGCGAGCCGCGACGGCGGCCGCGCGGCGGCCGCGGCCCAGAGATACGGCACTGCGCACAATGGCATCCTGGCCTTCGAGGGCTACGACTCTCTGCTCGCCGACCCTCGCATCGAGGCCGTCTACCTCCCCGTCCCCAACGCCCAGCACGCCGAGTGGGCCAAGCGCGCGGCGGCCGCCGGAAAGCACGTGCTGTGCGAGAAGCCGCTCGCGGTGACCGAGGCCGAGGCGCGAGAGATGGCCGCTACCGCAGCCGAACACGGCGTGCTGCTGGGCGAGGCCTTCATGTACGCGCACCACCCGCGCCTCGCGATGATCGCAAAGGCCCTGGCAGAGGGCCGCATCGGCGACGTGCGCGCCATTCACACGGTCTTCACCTTCGACGCCTCCCAAGAACTGGACCACTCGGGTTTCCAAGGCGCGCCGGGCTCGGGGGCCATCTACGATGTCGGCTGCTACGCGGTCCACGTGGCGCGTCACCTGCTGGGCAAAGAGCCCGACGCCGTGACGGCTCACGCTGCCAGCTCGGCTTTGCACGGCGACATCGACATGAGCACGTCGTTCCTGATGGAGTTCCCGGACGGGGTCGCGTCAACGGCCCAGGTGGGCATGTGGAGCGCCGACCAAGACACGATCGACATCACGGGATCCCGCGGCCGTCTCACCGTGCCGCACGCGTTCCTGTGCGGCCCCGACGACGGGGACTTCACCATCACCGTCGACGGGGTCACGGAAACCATCTCTGTGCCGCGCGTCAACCACTACACGGCCCAGGCGGAGCACTTCGGCGCCGCCGTGCGTGGCGAGGTGACGCTACGGTTCGACGCGGCCGACGCCGTCGCGGGAACCCGGGTGCTCGAGGCGCTTACCCACTCGTGGCGCACCCGCACCAGGGTCAAGCTAGGAGAACTCGCCGGCTAG
- a CDS encoding Gfo/Idh/MocA family oxidoreductase, translated as MSAPLRMGVAGTGYWATVTHAPAVLASQHWDLAAVWGRNPDATAALASAMPGEVRAFADFDDFLDAVDGVTFALPPDVQAPLARRALEAGKHVLLEKPISLDPDQADALVAAAERTGAATAVFFTMLYDPRIRAIIADAASSPALRGGTGLWLGSALNDDNPFNTPWRHIHGGLWDLGPHALSVLWTTVGPIASVAAHAGAGDLRHLVLTHASGATSTVSLTLRAPDAADGFSTTLWGEQGRVFVPVDDVDSLAALTVALDELGEQAIEGRSDHPYGVRFGRDIVLLLADAERQIAPAAS; from the coding sequence ATGAGCGCTCCCCTGAGGATGGGCGTCGCCGGAACGGGCTATTGGGCGACGGTCACCCACGCGCCCGCCGTGCTCGCGTCACAGCACTGGGATCTGGCCGCCGTGTGGGGTCGCAACCCGGACGCAACGGCCGCCCTGGCGTCGGCCATGCCGGGCGAGGTGCGCGCCTTCGCCGACTTCGACGACTTCCTTGACGCCGTGGACGGCGTCACGTTTGCGCTGCCCCCGGACGTCCAGGCGCCGCTCGCCCGCCGCGCCCTCGAGGCGGGCAAGCACGTGCTGCTCGAGAAGCCCATCAGCCTTGACCCGGACCAGGCCGACGCCCTTGTCGCCGCCGCCGAGCGCACCGGCGCCGCGACGGCCGTGTTCTTCACGATGCTCTACGACCCCCGCATCAGGGCCATCATCGCCGACGCGGCGAGTTCCCCGGCGCTGCGCGGCGGCACCGGCCTGTGGCTCGGCTCCGCGCTCAACGACGACAACCCCTTCAACACCCCGTGGCGGCACATCCACGGAGGTCTGTGGGACCTGGGGCCACACGCGCTCTCCGTGCTGTGGACCACCGTCGGCCCCATCGCAAGCGTCGCCGCGCACGCCGGAGCCGGCGACCTGCGCCACCTTGTCCTCACCCACGCGTCTGGCGCCACGAGCACGGTGTCCCTCACCCTTCGCGCGCCCGACGCTGCGGACGGGTTCTCGACGACCCTCTGGGGAGAGCAGGGCCGGGTCTTCGTTCCGGTGGACGACGTGGACTCCCTCGCGGCACTCACGGTCGCCCTCGACGAGCTGGGCGAGCAGGCGATCGAGGGCCGCTCCGACCACCCCTACGGCGTCCGCTTTGGTCGTGACATCGTGCTGCTGCTCGCGGACGCGGAGCGCCAGATCGCTCCGGCGGCGTCGTGA
- a CDS encoding NERD domain-containing protein yields MRRYRKGAIDRLYVEDAEGLTYGWADAATGETTIQIPGSEARVEAAFTAWALSYPADDLATHIPGHSKKALAAAWQAEVEALDEDARTLDDMRQLAIYQRDQYLKGNTGELRIGMRLNELHKRGWGVLHAIPLYDGRADIDHLLVGSGGVWTVNSKSHGSLPVKVTRDRMTVGRTYVDHIPAARHEASVVSRILRSLGIKVPVHPAVALDLSPHTEFHVVAEPEDVIVDQTSYVVEAIERSEGLVDQPTINAVFALLRQRTTWESST; encoded by the coding sequence GTGCGGCGCTATCGCAAGGGCGCTATCGATCGCCTCTACGTTGAGGATGCCGAAGGGTTGACCTACGGCTGGGCCGACGCTGCCACCGGGGAGACCACCATCCAGATCCCCGGAAGCGAGGCGCGTGTCGAAGCGGCGTTCACCGCGTGGGCGCTCTCGTACCCAGCCGACGACCTCGCCACCCACATCCCCGGGCACAGCAAAAAGGCGCTTGCGGCGGCGTGGCAGGCGGAAGTCGAGGCACTTGATGAGGACGCCAGGACGCTCGATGACATGAGACAACTGGCCATCTACCAGCGCGATCAGTACCTGAAGGGCAACACCGGCGAGCTCCGCATCGGCATGCGCCTCAACGAGCTTCACAAGCGCGGCTGGGGCGTGTTGCATGCGATCCCGCTCTACGACGGTCGCGCCGACATCGACCACCTGCTAGTCGGCTCAGGCGGGGTGTGGACCGTCAACTCCAAGTCCCACGGCTCACTCCCGGTCAAGGTCACCAGGGACCGCATGACCGTAGGCCGCACCTACGTGGATCACATCCCCGCCGCCCGGCACGAGGCCTCCGTCGTCAGTCGCATCCTGCGCTCCCTCGGCATCAAAGTCCCAGTCCATCCCGCCGTCGCCCTCGACCTCTCGCCGCACACCGAGTTCCATGTGGTCGCGGAACCAGAAGACGTCATCGTCGACCAGACTTCCTACGTGGTCGAGGCGATCGAGCGCAGCGAGGGACTCGTGGACCAGCCCACCATCAACGCAGTCTTCGCCCTCCTCCGCCAACGAACCACCTGGGAGTCCAGCACATGA
- a CDS encoding Txe/YoeB family addiction module toxin: MNIVFSPGAWEDYQYWQGQDRKTLRRINALIDAIERDPFSGLGKPERLRHGIEAWSRRIDAQHRLVYRIEDASLLILQARYHY; this comes from the coding sequence GTGAACATCGTCTTCTCGCCTGGCGCGTGGGAGGACTACCAATACTGGCAAGGCCAAGACCGCAAGACCCTGCGGCGCATCAACGCCCTCATCGACGCAATCGAGCGCGATCCGTTCTCCGGGCTCGGCAAGCCCGAACGCCTGCGCCACGGCATCGAAGCGTGGTCCCGCCGCATAGATGCGCAGCATCGACTCGTCTACCGGATCGAGGATGCCAGTCTGCTCATCCTGCAGGCGCGGTACCACTACTAG
- a CDS encoding SIS domain-containing protein yields the protein MSCVGDPVIQYLEHARSLIDRALTTQLAQIERAGDLVADAIAADALVHVFGSGHSHMLAEELFYRAGGLAAVDPILRDELMLHHSAVTSTVLERETGRGIAIFETLTVAPGDVLIVASNSGGNRVAVELAEAAHAVGMPVIAILSVNHANSPQSLYGDGGPLLRIADVVIDNGGVPGDAAVTIPGLPQPVGPTSTVVGAAIVNAIAVRAVAQATAANVTPAVFHSSNMAGGDARNREVFERYQPRVRSL from the coding sequence ATGAGCTGCGTCGGCGATCCCGTCATCCAATACCTGGAGCACGCCCGCTCGCTCATCGACCGGGCGCTCACCACCCAACTAGCCCAGATCGAGCGCGCGGGAGACCTCGTGGCCGACGCGATCGCGGCCGATGCCCTGGTGCATGTGTTCGGCTCCGGCCACTCGCACATGCTCGCGGAGGAACTCTTCTACCGGGCCGGCGGCCTCGCCGCGGTCGATCCGATCCTGCGCGATGAGCTCATGCTCCACCACTCGGCCGTCACGTCCACAGTCCTCGAGCGCGAGACCGGGCGCGGCATTGCGATCTTCGAAACCCTGACTGTCGCGCCCGGCGATGTGCTCATCGTCGCCTCAAACTCCGGGGGCAATCGGGTCGCGGTGGAACTCGCGGAGGCGGCGCATGCGGTTGGGATGCCCGTGATCGCGATCCTGAGCGTCAACCACGCGAACTCTCCCCAGTCCCTCTACGGCGACGGCGGCCCGCTCCTTCGCATCGCCGATGTGGTGATCGACAACGGCGGTGTCCCCGGCGACGCGGCCGTCACCATTCCCGGGTTGCCGCAACCGGTGGGGCCAACGTCCACCGTGGTCGGAGCGGCAATCGTCAACGCCATTGCCGTGCGGGCCGTGGCGCAAGCGACGGCCGCCAATGTGACGCCAGCCGTGTTCCACTCGAGCAACATGGCGGGCGGAGACGCGCGGAATCGCGAGGTGTTCGAGCGGTATCAACCCAGGGTGCGGTCGCTGTGA
- a CDS encoding restriction endonuclease, with product MATWLVRAGRDGANEDFALESGYAVLGWHELPDLRQFASKAELSQALRDAGHSNDAAIRSHTSQIWTFVHKIQRGDTVTLPLRSVAAVALGEVVGDYEYDPTAAPGVRHRRRVRWVRDAVPRNAFGQDLLYTLGAFLTVCRVQRNDADTRIARIMAGQTDPGMGAGPNRAQTASETTEEDLGDAAPFDLEQYGRDRIASIISRNFAGHELTALVNAVLQASGYHTIVSPAGPDGGVDILAGAPPMGFGEPRICVQVKTGEADAPMLRDLQGTMHAHGATHGLFVAWGGYKRTVRIEERRTFFQIRLWDADDLIRELIAVYPQLPAAIRDAIPLTQVWTVVEDDPRA from the coding sequence GTGGCAACGTGGCTTGTTCGCGCGGGGCGCGACGGGGCAAATGAGGACTTCGCGCTCGAGAGCGGTTACGCGGTACTTGGATGGCACGAGTTGCCCGACCTGCGGCAGTTCGCGTCCAAGGCGGAACTAAGTCAGGCGCTTCGCGACGCGGGCCACTCCAACGACGCGGCGATCCGTAGCCATACAAGCCAGATATGGACATTCGTCCACAAGATCCAGCGCGGCGACACCGTCACACTCCCGTTGCGGTCCGTAGCTGCAGTCGCGCTCGGCGAAGTAGTCGGGGACTATGAGTACGACCCGACCGCTGCACCCGGCGTTCGTCACCGTCGGCGCGTGCGGTGGGTGCGGGATGCAGTTCCGCGCAATGCCTTCGGTCAAGATCTCCTCTACACACTCGGCGCGTTCCTCACTGTGTGCCGTGTCCAGCGCAATGACGCGGACACGCGCATCGCACGGATCATGGCAGGCCAGACTGATCCCGGTATGGGTGCCGGCCCGAATCGCGCGCAGACCGCGTCCGAGACGACCGAAGAGGATCTCGGAGACGCAGCGCCCTTTGACCTTGAGCAGTATGGGCGGGATCGCATCGCCTCGATCATTTCGCGCAATTTCGCGGGCCACGAACTCACTGCCTTGGTCAACGCGGTCCTGCAAGCGAGCGGGTACCACACCATCGTCTCTCCCGCTGGTCCTGACGGCGGAGTGGACATCCTCGCCGGTGCCCCTCCCATGGGTTTCGGAGAGCCACGCATTTGCGTTCAGGTGAAGACCGGCGAGGCCGACGCACCGATGCTGCGCGACCTCCAAGGGACCATGCACGCACACGGCGCCACCCACGGCCTCTTCGTCGCTTGGGGTGGATACAAGCGCACCGTGCGGATCGAAGAACGTCGCACCTTCTTCCAGATTCGGCTCTGGGACGCGGACGACCTCATCCGCGAACTCATCGCGGTCTATCCACAACTGCCGGCGGCGATTCGCGACGCCATCCCGCTGACGCAGGTCTGGACCGTGGTTGAGGATGATCCCCGAGCCTGA
- a CDS encoding type II toxin-antitoxin system prevent-host-death family antitoxin, which translates to MAVTASEARKRLFPLIEEVNADHTTVEITSRGGDAVLMSRDEYDALVETSYLFRSPTNAQRLLDADAALREGRGKTRQLDRA; encoded by the coding sequence ATGGCCGTCACCGCCTCCGAGGCCCGCAAGCGCCTCTTCCCGCTCATCGAGGAGGTCAACGCCGACCACACCACGGTGGAGATCACCTCCCGCGGTGGTGACGCGGTGCTGATGTCTCGCGACGAGTACGACGCTCTCGTCGAGACCTCCTACCTCTTCCGCTCCCCCACCAACGCCCAACGCCTCCTCGACGCCGATGCCGCGCTGCGCGAGGGTCGCGGCAAGACCAGGCAGCTCGACCGCGCGTGA
- a CDS encoding protein O-GlcNAcase, producing MNGAGFAVGGVIEGFYGRPWTHAQRLDMIRFMAEVGLGEYVYSPKDDPYTRRSWREPYPPAERAALAELVAEAKASGVSVSFALSPGLSMRYSDASDVEAILAKFASVAELGVTHFALFLDDIPEELRHEPDREAFGSLVEAQLSVVNEVASRLAEAVTVDDFAVCPTLYRGRGTEPYITELGRGLRAGIRLYWTGRAICSPELDSRDAKVFLDSTGRKPLYWDNFPVNDVAMTGELHIGPYLGRDPDLGEFADGIVANGMPLAEASKIAFTSLADYVRDPYSFDAEASWEAAIARIAGPRDAEALREFADANRGSALCTDDAPRLAAQIDRFAFDFEYGNRPDAVAGLGSYVQGLLDTTAVLAAPENAALGREIAPWLGHYRNCLEAVLRAIALLPTDGEGTPPELAAADRAAVMVDLEALRSARLRVFGDLVDMFLSDLAGEFS from the coding sequence GTGAACGGTGCCGGGTTCGCCGTCGGCGGTGTCATCGAGGGCTTCTACGGAAGGCCGTGGACCCACGCCCAACGCCTCGACATGATTCGCTTCATGGCCGAGGTTGGGCTCGGCGAGTACGTCTACTCACCCAAGGACGATCCGTACACGCGACGCTCTTGGCGCGAGCCGTACCCGCCCGCGGAACGGGCGGCGCTCGCGGAACTGGTCGCGGAGGCGAAGGCCAGCGGAGTGAGCGTGAGCTTCGCTTTGTCGCCCGGCTTGTCGATGAGGTACTCCGACGCGAGCGACGTCGAGGCGATTCTCGCGAAGTTCGCGTCCGTCGCCGAGTTGGGAGTCACGCACTTCGCCCTGTTCCTCGACGACATCCCCGAGGAGTTGCGTCATGAACCCGATCGTGAGGCGTTCGGCTCGCTCGTCGAGGCGCAGCTCTCGGTGGTCAACGAGGTGGCATCGCGCCTGGCAGAGGCCGTGACGGTTGACGATTTCGCCGTGTGTCCCACGCTGTATAGGGGCCGCGGAACCGAGCCGTACATCACCGAACTCGGGCGCGGGCTCCGCGCCGGGATCCGCCTCTATTGGACGGGTCGCGCGATCTGCTCTCCCGAGCTCGACTCTCGCGATGCCAAGGTGTTCCTCGACTCCACGGGGCGCAAGCCGCTCTACTGGGACAACTTCCCGGTCAATGACGTCGCCATGACGGGGGAGCTGCACATCGGCCCTTACCTGGGCAGGGACCCGGACCTGGGGGAGTTCGCCGACGGCATCGTCGCGAATGGCATGCCCCTCGCGGAGGCCTCCAAGATCGCGTTCACGTCCCTCGCGGACTACGTGCGCGATCCCTACTCGTTCGACGCCGAGGCCAGCTGGGAGGCGGCCATCGCACGCATCGCCGGGCCGCGCGACGCCGAAGCGCTGCGCGAATTCGCCGACGCTAACCGCGGGTCCGCGCTCTGCACCGACGACGCGCCCCGGCTCGCCGCCCAAATCGATCGCTTCGCCTTTGACTTTGAGTACGGCAACCGGCCCGACGCTGTGGCCGGGCTTGGCTCCTACGTTCAGGGGCTTCTCGACACGACGGCCGTGCTCGCCGCTCCCGAGAATGCCGCTCTCGGTCGCGAGATCGCGCCCTGGCTCGGGCACTACCGGAACTGCCTCGAGGCGGTGCTCCGGGCCATCGCCCTGCTGCCGACCGATGGCGAGGGTACGCCTCCGGAGCTGGCCGCCGCGGACAGGGCCGCCGTGATGGTCGACCTCGAGGCGCTGCGTTCCGCTCGCCTGCGCGTATTCGGCGACCTCGTGGACATGTTCCTGTCGGACCTAGCCGGCGAGTTCTCCTAG